A region of Pyxidicoccus parkwaysis DNA encodes the following proteins:
- a CDS encoding SMODS domain-containing nucleotidyltransferase has translation MGLGETFEEFFSNLQIDNAETISMRYGEITAALNKKFRDTESKTDNRLQVGSYGRDSAIKGVSDLDMLYIMPIGSWDDYKGDRGQYKLLAAASEAIKDRYPTTEIFVDRLVVRVLYETFHVEVQPVFEMEDGSFKYPDTYGDGKWKITKPRDEIAAMSEVDKQRNGNLRRLAKMARAWKNKHGVGIGGLLIDTLAHNFLVSTNEYDETSFLYCDEMSRDFFAYLAELPDQDYFAALGSGQQVKVKKKFQKKAKKAHELCLKAIKAEGSSTQNARWRKVYGRKFPADVAAAVKKSDLVADAQNTTSTEEFFEDYFPYDVRYNIHLECQVSQSGFRDFLLTDWLVKRLRLQRRKSLKFYLAWHDVPEPFDLYWKVLNRGPEAVRRNKIRGQIVRDAGHRERTETTDFYGDHYVECVAIKNGVVVATDRIHVPIEGEMDGEG, from the coding sequence TTGGGACTGGGCGAAACGTTTGAGGAGTTTTTCTCTAATCTCCAGATCGACAACGCCGAAACGATCTCAATGCGGTACGGCGAGATCACGGCGGCCCTGAATAAGAAGTTCCGTGATACCGAATCGAAGACCGACAATAGACTGCAGGTCGGTTCGTATGGCCGGGATTCGGCGATCAAGGGTGTTTCTGACCTCGACATGCTCTACATCATGCCGATCGGCTCTTGGGACGATTACAAAGGAGACCGAGGGCAGTACAAACTGCTCGCTGCCGCCAGTGAGGCAATCAAGGACCGTTACCCCACGACCGAAATCTTCGTGGATCGACTGGTTGTCCGTGTGCTGTACGAGACCTTCCACGTCGAAGTTCAGCCTGTCTTCGAAATGGAGGACGGTAGCTTCAAATATCCCGATACCTACGGCGATGGGAAATGGAAGATCACTAAGCCGCGCGACGAGATCGCTGCCATGTCCGAGGTCGACAAGCAGAGGAACGGGAACCTTAGGCGTCTCGCGAAGATGGCACGAGCATGGAAGAACAAGCACGGCGTCGGTATCGGCGGGTTGCTGATCGACACCCTTGCACATAATTTCCTTGTCTCGACGAATGAATACGATGAGACGAGTTTTCTGTATTGCGACGAGATGAGTCGTGACTTCTTTGCCTACCTCGCGGAACTTCCCGACCAAGATTACTTCGCGGCACTTGGAAGCGGCCAGCAGGTCAAGGTCAAGAAAAAGTTTCAGAAGAAGGCAAAGAAAGCGCATGAACTCTGCCTAAAGGCGATTAAGGCAGAGGGTAGTTCGACACAGAACGCAAGGTGGCGAAAGGTTTATGGACGCAAGTTTCCCGCTGACGTCGCAGCAGCGGTTAAGAAGTCGGATCTCGTTGCGGATGCCCAGAACACTACCAGCACCGAAGAGTTCTTTGAGGACTACTTCCCCTACGACGTCCGATACAATATTCATCTGGAATGCCAGGTTTCTCAGAGCGGCTTTCGCGACTTCCTGTTGACTGATTGGCTCGTCAAGCGCCTAAGACTCCAGCGCAGGAAGTCACTTAAGTTCTACCTCGCATGGCACGATGTGCCCGAGCCCTTCGACCTCTACTGGAAGGTCCTAAATCGGGGCCCAGAGGCGGTACGTCGAAATAAGATCCGAGGGCAAATCGTGAGGGATGCCGGCCATCGAGAGAGAACTGAAACCACTGATTTCTATGGAGACCACTACGTGGAATGCGTTGCCATCAAGAATGGCGTCGTCGTCGCGACCGACCGAATTCATGTACCTATTGAGGGGGAGATGGATGGAGAAGGATAG
- a CDS encoding transposase — protein sequence MAFLDETGSTFRARLGTAWAPVGKAPILRRLSRRHEVSSIVLLVAPCGQRRPQVLARHFEGGIHAEQVISALRYFRRRVRRPLLIIWDHLPTHRSRQVQGWLARHPDDFQLEWLPAYASELNPEEGCNSLVKERLLNAIPRDVAELQHLTRSEFRRLQKTPGGPPLLVQACSSPCLANYPERF from the coding sequence ATTGCCTTCCTGGATGAGACCGGCAGTACGTTTCGGGCCCGCCTCGGCACCGCGTGGGCGCCCGTCGGCAAGGCGCCCATTCTGCGCCGCCTGAGCAGACGGCATGAGGTGTCGAGCATCGTCCTGTTGGTGGCCCCTTGCGGGCAGCGACGGCCTCAAGTCCTGGCGCGCCATTTCGAGGGAGGCATTCATGCCGAACAAGTCATCAGCGCGCTGCGTTACTTCCGCAGGCGTGTGAGGCGCCCACTGCTCATCATCTGGGACCATCTGCCGACGCACCGTTCGAGGCAGGTGCAGGGCTGGCTCGCACGTCACCCCGACGACTTCCAGCTGGAGTGGCTTCCCGCCTATGCATCGGAGTTGAATCCCGAAGAGGGCTGCAACAGCCTGGTCAAGGAGCGTCTGCTGAACGCAATCCCGCGCGATGTCGCCGAACTCCAGCACCTCACAAGGAGCGAGTTCCGCAGGCTGCAAAAAACGCCCGGAGGTCCTCCGCTCCTTGTTCAGGCATGCTCGTCTCCGTGTTTAGCGAATTACCCAGAGCGGTTTTAG
- a CDS encoding winged helix-turn-helix domain-containing protein gives MVMGAQQPFRLTPGQLEARRLLAASLLKSGWRPVDVADEIGVTRGAVSQWSTAVREGGLRALRRKPHTGLPSFPNPAQWKQLARALRAGAVKAGFPTERWTLLRIVQFIQRQWGIEYNPASLCEPPHRLGFSAHLPRTQARERDDALIEAWLKRDWPRIKRGLEEAGGRLPSWMRPAVRFGPASAPRGRPSARRPFCAA, from the coding sequence ATGGTGATGGGGGCGCAGCAGCCGTTCAGGCTGACGCCCGGGCAACTGGAAGCGCGGCGGCTGCTGGCCGCCTCGCTTCTGAAATCTGGCTGGCGCCCGGTGGATGTCGCGGACGAGATTGGGGTGACGCGCGGAGCCGTTTCCCAATGGAGCACGGCGGTTCGCGAAGGAGGCCTCCGTGCGCTCCGGCGCAAGCCGCACACAGGACTGCCCTCATTCCCGAATCCGGCCCAGTGGAAGCAATTGGCGCGAGCCTTGAGGGCAGGGGCAGTTAAGGCCGGCTTTCCCACCGAGCGCTGGACACTGCTCAGGATCGTCCAGTTCATCCAGCGCCAATGGGGTATCGAATACAACCCAGCTTCTCTGTGCGAACCGCCCCATCGACTGGGCTTCTCCGCCCATCTTCCGCGCACCCAAGCTCGAGAGCGAGACGATGCTCTCATTGAGGCCTGGCTGAAGCGGGACTGGCCGCGCATCAAAAGGGGGCTCGAAGAAGCGGGAGGGCGATTGCCTTCCTGGATGAGACCGGCAGTACGTTTCGGGCCCGCCTCGGCACCGCGTGGGCGCCCGTCGGCAAGGCGCCCATTCTGCGCCGCCTGA
- a CDS encoding MBOAT family O-acyltransferase has translation MLSHSLQYLAFVIVVFGAYWALHRHYAGRMAVLLLASVYFYAVFTPFPLLIFLAGVTVDHLCVKGMARAQSPGARKALVTLSVVSNLGLLAGFKYLELLRETAVSLLAPLGIAVRTEPFHLLLPVGLSFYVFQAISYTVDVYRGKASPEHSFFEHLLYMLFFPRVVSGPIVRASELMAHFRDTPRLTPEEGGHAMFRIAVGLVKKLVIADVLGSAIVDPVFGAPEKYASAECIVAAVAYTFELYYDFSGYSDIAIGVAALFGFKFPENFNRPYLAKNIGEFWNRWHLSLSTWLRDYLYRPLGGNRVSKPRVLFNLMTVMVLGGLWHGADWRFAIWGAVHGVALCLSRCWEWAVGKPQSPGIPRVAAGMLSTFIIVVLTRVVFRAPDMTHAGEFYARMMAGVPGIANVSPLVWAMLAAAVFFHAVPMKLYHVASDLFVRMPVPVRAVALVLLGLGIRHLSAVETRPYVYLQF, from the coding sequence GTGCTGTCCCACAGCCTCCAATACCTCGCCTTCGTCATCGTGGTGTTCGGCGCCTACTGGGCGCTGCACCGTCACTACGCGGGCCGCATGGCGGTGCTGCTGCTGGCGAGCGTCTACTTCTACGCCGTCTTCACGCCCTTCCCGCTGCTCATCTTCCTGGCCGGCGTCACGGTGGACCATCTGTGCGTGAAGGGCATGGCCCGCGCGCAGTCGCCCGGCGCGCGCAAGGCGCTCGTCACGCTGTCCGTCGTGTCCAACCTCGGGCTGCTCGCGGGCTTCAAGTACCTGGAGCTCTTGCGCGAGACGGCGGTGTCGCTGCTGGCGCCGCTGGGCATCGCGGTGCGGACGGAGCCCTTCCACCTGCTGTTGCCGGTGGGCCTGTCCTTCTACGTCTTCCAGGCCATCAGCTACACGGTGGACGTGTACCGGGGGAAGGCGAGCCCGGAGCACTCGTTCTTCGAGCACCTGCTCTACATGCTCTTCTTCCCGCGCGTGGTGAGCGGGCCCATCGTCCGCGCGTCGGAACTGATGGCGCACTTCCGCGACACGCCGCGCCTCACGCCCGAGGAGGGCGGCCACGCGATGTTCCGCATCGCCGTGGGCCTGGTGAAGAAGCTGGTCATCGCGGACGTGCTGGGCAGCGCAATCGTGGACCCCGTCTTCGGCGCGCCGGAGAAGTACGCCTCCGCCGAGTGCATCGTCGCCGCGGTGGCCTACACCTTCGAGCTCTACTACGACTTCTCGGGGTACTCGGACATCGCCATTGGCGTGGCGGCGCTGTTCGGCTTCAAGTTCCCGGAGAACTTCAACCGCCCGTACCTGGCGAAGAACATCGGCGAGTTCTGGAACCGGTGGCACCTGAGCCTGTCCACGTGGCTGCGGGACTACCTATACCGGCCGCTGGGCGGCAACCGCGTGTCGAAGCCGCGGGTGCTCTTCAACCTGATGACGGTGATGGTGCTCGGTGGCCTGTGGCACGGCGCGGACTGGCGCTTCGCCATCTGGGGCGCGGTGCACGGCGTGGCGCTGTGCCTCTCCCGCTGCTGGGAGTGGGCGGTGGGCAAGCCGCAGTCACCGGGCATCCCGCGCGTGGCGGCGGGCATGCTGTCCACGTTCATCATCGTAGTGCTGACGCGCGTGGTGTTCCGCGCGCCGGACATGACGCACGCGGGTGAGTTCTACGCGCGGATGATGGCGGGAGTGCCCGGCATCGCCAACGTGAGCCCGCTGGTGTGGGCCATGCTGGCGGCGGCGGTGTTCTTCCACGCGGTGCCGATGAAGCTCTACCACGTCGCGTCGGACCTTTTCGTCCGCATGCCCGTGCCGGTGCGCGCCGTGGCGCTGGTGCTGCTCGGCCTGGGCATCCGCCACCTGTCCGCGGTGGAGACGCGCCCGTACGTGTACCTGCAGTTCTGA
- a CDS encoding GDSL-type esterase/lipase family protein — translation MDFLKARSTGLTLVLTVALALGLSLAPVPEAFRPVPSLQRNGPLGPKLVALVVPASLTGKKPARPPPVDTAVADALPPEEEEPDAGTAVADTAPALPAVPTTPGIGLEELSAPTLARALELEALRERMGAQHVDIELNCRKSAPDGTCLEDGLAPFTRALAELRADTRRTPVRVVQLGDSLIASDHITDMVRDRLQERFGAGGKGFLFITRPASAGRWTRSGRGSDGWVIERLVDTKWPRDRVGWTGVAFTSGGGAQSTRYDVDGARTAELFFLAQPASGSVQLSVDGKALQRIQTRGFSKTKSEAAFARVSLPEGAKTLSLTTSGKVELHGVTLETGQPGIVYDTVGLLGGMAEVYLRAQPAAFRAQLRQRKPSLVVLMVGGNEAFFFSRERTTLEQVRAQMKELISRVRTNVPDSACLVMSPIDAGVRTLSGDITPRRGSKEVGDIFREEARAGGCAFYDAFTAMGGEGSAIRWLDEGLMLEDLVHPRVKGSDLLGHLFDLSLQRAFAKSHAPLVAVADPPGLQGADAALVKTFERLGRREAGEAVRVGIAQLGASHTASHYFTDAVREVLTKRFGDAGQGFIAAGKPSPRLDAAHVARELEGEWTVEDALEAAPGGLWGLTGIRAVGAPGAKLRIQFCKDCPDAKTPNGRLDLYTLDGPNMGAPEILVDGQPVPPDAPLPEPLTAPTVRIRSFPVSGPAHTVQVAAPADSGVTVLGASLEQDTPGVVLDALGLPGATAFTLRDMDAAAVDAQLTSRRPDLLVFWYGTNEAGKADLDAEALRRDYPALIARLRKATNSECLLLGPTDRLEQDANGQWHEAPALASVLRTLPQVAKEAGCAYWSPRAAMGGERAMLRWQRAEPALGHADGVHLTQEGYQRLAGAFVRDFLSAYELHKKAQPTARVEDN, via the coding sequence TTGGACTTCCTCAAGGCCAGATCCACCGGGCTGACGCTCGTCCTCACCGTCGCACTGGCGCTGGGACTCTCGTTGGCGCCGGTGCCCGAAGCGTTCCGCCCCGTCCCGAGCCTTCAGCGCAACGGCCCGCTGGGCCCGAAGCTGGTGGCCCTCGTCGTGCCCGCGTCGCTGACGGGCAAGAAGCCCGCTCGCCCGCCCCCGGTGGACACCGCGGTGGCGGACGCCCTCCCCCCCGAAGAAGAGGAACCCGACGCGGGAACGGCCGTGGCGGACACCGCCCCTGCCCTGCCGGCCGTGCCCACCACGCCCGGCATCGGACTGGAAGAGCTCAGCGCCCCCACCCTGGCCCGCGCGCTGGAACTGGAGGCCCTGCGCGAGCGCATGGGCGCCCAGCACGTGGACATCGAATTGAACTGCCGCAAGTCCGCCCCGGACGGCACGTGCCTGGAGGACGGGCTCGCGCCCTTCACCCGCGCGCTGGCGGAGCTGCGCGCCGACACCCGCCGCACGCCCGTGCGTGTGGTGCAACTGGGCGACTCGCTGATTGCGTCCGACCACATCACCGACATGGTGCGGGACAGGCTCCAGGAGCGCTTCGGCGCGGGCGGCAAGGGCTTCCTCTTCATCACCCGCCCGGCCAGCGCCGGCCGCTGGACGCGCTCCGGGCGCGGCTCGGACGGCTGGGTGATTGAACGGCTGGTGGACACGAAGTGGCCGCGCGACAGGGTGGGCTGGACGGGCGTGGCCTTCACCTCGGGCGGCGGCGCGCAGAGCACGCGCTATGACGTGGACGGAGCGCGGACGGCGGAGCTGTTCTTCCTCGCGCAGCCGGCCAGCGGCTCCGTGCAGCTCTCCGTGGACGGCAAGGCGCTCCAGCGCATCCAGACGCGCGGCTTCTCCAAGACGAAGTCCGAGGCCGCCTTCGCCCGCGTCTCGCTGCCCGAGGGCGCGAAGACGCTGTCGCTCACCACGTCCGGCAAGGTGGAGCTGCACGGCGTGACGCTGGAGACGGGACAGCCCGGCATCGTCTACGACACGGTGGGCCTGCTGGGCGGCATGGCGGAGGTGTACCTGCGCGCGCAACCCGCCGCCTTCCGCGCGCAGCTGCGCCAGCGCAAGCCGTCGCTGGTGGTGCTGATGGTGGGCGGCAACGAGGCCTTCTTCTTCTCGCGCGAGCGCACCACGCTGGAGCAGGTGCGGGCGCAGATGAAGGAGCTCATCTCGCGCGTGCGCACCAACGTGCCGGACTCGGCGTGCCTCGTCATGTCCCCCATCGACGCGGGCGTGCGCACCCTGAGCGGCGACATCACCCCCCGCCGCGGCTCCAAGGAAGTGGGCGACATCTTCCGCGAGGAGGCCCGCGCTGGAGGCTGCGCCTTCTACGACGCCTTCACCGCCATGGGCGGCGAGGGCTCCGCGATTCGCTGGCTCGACGAAGGGCTGATGCTGGAGGACCTCGTCCACCCGCGCGTGAAGGGCTCCGACCTGCTGGGCCACCTCTTCGACCTGTCGCTCCAGCGTGCCTTCGCGAAGTCGCACGCGCCGCTCGTGGCCGTCGCGGACCCGCCGGGCCTGCAGGGCGCGGACGCGGCGCTGGTCAAGACTTTCGAGCGGCTGGGCCGCCGCGAGGCCGGCGAGGCCGTGCGCGTGGGCATCGCCCAGCTCGGCGCTTCGCACACGGCCTCGCACTACTTCACGGACGCGGTGCGCGAGGTGCTGACGAAGCGCTTCGGCGACGCGGGCCAGGGCTTCATCGCCGCCGGCAAGCCGTCCCCGCGCCTGGACGCCGCGCACGTGGCCCGCGAGCTGGAGGGCGAGTGGACGGTGGAGGACGCACTGGAGGCGGCGCCCGGCGGCCTCTGGGGCCTCACCGGCATCCGCGCCGTGGGCGCACCCGGCGCGAAGCTGCGCATCCAATTCTGCAAGGACTGCCCGGACGCGAAGACGCCCAACGGGCGGCTGGACCTCTACACGCTGGACGGGCCCAACATGGGCGCGCCGGAAATCCTGGTGGACGGCCAGCCGGTGCCCCCGGATGCGCCGCTGCCCGAGCCCCTCACCGCGCCCACCGTGCGCATCCGCTCCTTCCCCGTCAGCGGCCCCGCGCACACCGTGCAGGTGGCCGCGCCCGCGGACAGCGGCGTCACCGTGCTGGGCGCCTCGCTGGAGCAGGACACGCCCGGCGTGGTGCTGGACGCGCTGGGCCTGCCCGGCGCCACGGCCTTCACGCTGCGGGACATGGATGCGGCGGCGGTGGACGCGCAGCTCACCTCGCGCCGGCCGGACCTCCTCGTCTTCTGGTACGGCACCAACGAGGCCGGCAAGGCGGACCTGGACGCGGAGGCGCTGCGCCGCGACTACCCGGCGCTCATCGCCCGGCTGCGCAAGGCCACCAACTCCGAGTGCCTGCTCTTGGGCCCCACGGACCGGCTGGAGCAGGACGCGAATGGCCAGTGGCACGAGGCGCCCGCGCTGGCCTCCGTGCTGAGGACGCTGCCGCAGGTCGCGAAGGAGGCGGGCTGCGCGTACTGGTCTCCGCGCGCGGCCATGGGCGGTGAGCGGGCCATGCTGCGCTGGCAGCGCGCGGAGCCGGCGCTGGGCCACGCGGACGGCGTGCACCTGACGCAGGAGGGCTACCAGCGGCTGGCGGGCGCCTTCGTGCGCGACTTCCTCTCCGCCTACGAGCTGCACAAGAAGGCCCAGCCCACCGCGCGCGTGGAGGACAACTGA
- a CDS encoding mannose-1-phosphate guanylyltransferase, whose product MALYPVIMAGGSGTRFWPLSRQARPKQFLPLASKQPLITDTSARLKGLASVKDTFIVCGPLHAKSAAKLVKGLPKANLLVEPVARNTAPAIALAAVQVAARDPKGIMVVLPSDHHVADVAGFKRTLAEAAKIAEAGHIVTLGIKPAHPETGYGYIQVGEALEGGGRKVQAFKEKPDLETAKGYLSSGDYLWNGGIFVFRADVILEAFARHMPEMQKGLDALKKAAGKRTFASVLKKVFPNLPSISIDYGVMEKASNIAVLPGDFGWSDVGSFAAIPEVRPADANGNVVSGDSAVVVDCKNCVVLAEKRPLAVVGLTDVVVVDSGDAVLVVPKDKSQDVRKVVEALKARKMTKYL is encoded by the coding sequence ATGGCCCTCTATCCCGTCATCATGGCCGGTGGCTCCGGCACCCGCTTCTGGCCCCTGTCCCGCCAGGCGCGCCCCAAGCAGTTCCTGCCGCTGGCCTCGAAGCAGCCCCTCATCACCGACACCTCCGCGCGCCTCAAGGGGCTGGCGTCGGTGAAGGACACCTTCATCGTCTGCGGCCCGCTGCACGCCAAGAGTGCGGCGAAGCTGGTGAAGGGCCTGCCCAAGGCCAACCTCCTGGTGGAGCCGGTGGCCCGCAACACCGCCCCCGCGATTGCCCTGGCCGCCGTGCAGGTGGCCGCGCGCGACCCCAAGGGCATCATGGTGGTGCTGCCCTCGGACCACCACGTGGCGGACGTGGCCGGCTTCAAGCGCACCCTGGCCGAGGCCGCGAAGATTGCCGAGGCGGGCCACATCGTCACGCTGGGCATCAAGCCCGCGCACCCGGAGACGGGCTACGGCTACATCCAGGTGGGCGAGGCGCTGGAGGGCGGCGGCCGCAAGGTGCAGGCGTTCAAGGAGAAGCCCGACCTGGAGACGGCGAAGGGCTACCTCTCCTCGGGTGACTACCTGTGGAACGGCGGCATCTTCGTGTTCCGCGCGGACGTCATCCTGGAGGCCTTTGCCAGGCACATGCCCGAGATGCAGAAGGGGCTGGACGCGCTGAAGAAGGCCGCGGGCAAGCGCACCTTCGCGTCGGTGCTGAAGAAGGTGTTCCCCAATCTGCCGTCCATCTCCATCGACTATGGCGTCATGGAGAAGGCGTCCAACATCGCCGTGCTGCCGGGTGACTTCGGCTGGTCCGACGTGGGCTCCTTCGCGGCGATTCCGGAAGTGCGCCCCGCGGATGCCAACGGCAACGTGGTGTCCGGTGACTCGGCGGTGGTGGTGGACTGCAAGAACTGCGTGGTGCTCGCGGAGAAGCGCCCGCTGGCCGTGGTGGGCCTCACCGACGTCGTGGTGGTGGACTCCGGCGACGCCGTCCTCGTGGTGCCGAAGGACAAGAGCCAGGACGTGCGCAAGGTCGTCGAGGCGCTCAAGGCTCGCAAGATGACGAAGTACCTGTAG